The following are from one region of the Vitis riparia cultivar Riparia Gloire de Montpellier isolate 1030 chromosome 14, EGFV_Vit.rip_1.0, whole genome shotgun sequence genome:
- the LOC117930200 gene encoding mannosylglycoprotein endo-beta-mannosidase — protein sequence MAEIGKTKLDSGWLAARSIDIQLTGTQLTTTHPPAGPSSPWMEAVVPGTVLGTLVKNKLVPDPFYGLENESILDIADAGREYYTFWFFRTFHCKLSGNQHVDLNFRAINYYAEVYLNGHKMVLPEGMFRRHSLDVTDVLHPDKQNLLAVLVHPPNHPGTIPPEGGQGGDHEIGKDIAAQYVEGWDWMAPIRDRNTGIWDEVSISVTGPVKIIDPHLVASFFDNYKRVYLHTTIELENRSSWVADCALNIQVSTELEEGICLVEHLQTQHLSISPSARVQYSFPELFFYKPNLWWPNGMGKQSLYNVSITVDVKGHGESDSWSHPFGFRKIESHIDNATGGRLFKVNGQPIFIRGGNWILSDGLLRLSKKRYKADIKFHADMNFNMIRCWGGGLAERPEFYDYCDIYGLLVWQEFWITGDCDGRGIPVSNPDGPLDHQLFLLCARDTVKLLRNHPSLALWVGGNEQTPPHDINMALKYDLRLHPDFAKLDENGQSIKDLSPILRDPSQYLDGTRIYIQGSMWDGFANGKGDFTDGPYEIQNPESFFKDDFYKYGFNPEVGSVGMPVAATIRATMPPEGWQIPLFKKLPDGYIEEVPNPIWEYHKYIPYSKPSSLHDQILMYGTPKDLDDFCLKAQLVNYIQYRALLEGWTSRMWSKYTGVLIWKTQNPWTGLRGQFYDHLHDQTAGFYGCRSAAEPIHVQLNLATYFIEVVNTTSETLSNIGIEASVWDLEGTCPYYKVSDKLSVPPKKTVPIIEMKYPKSKNPKAVYFLLLKLYNMSNYGILSRNFYWLHLSGGDYKLLEPYRSKKIPLKITSKVFITGSTYEIQMHVQNTSKKPDSLNLIYKNNLIVRNGDGDYDTTAAEPVHSRMEEKHGVGVLQRICSRFSKEAAGLKVVQMNGADVGVAFFLHFSVHVSKKEHKAGEDTRILPVHYSDNYFSLVPGETMPITITFEVPPGVTPRVTLNGWNNHSDYTVY from the exons ATGGCTGAAATCGGGAAGACGAAGCTTGACTCCGGGTGGCTCGCCGCCAGATCCATCGACATTCAACTCACTGGAACTCAGCTCACCACCACTCACCCTCCCGCCGGCCCCAGCTCCCCCTGGATGGAGGCCGTCGTTCCCGGAAC TGTCTTGGGAACCCTTGTGAAGAACAAACTTGTGCCAGATCCCTTCTATGGCTTGGAAAATGAGTCAATTTTAGATATTGCAGATGCTGGAAGGGAGTATTACACATTCTGGTTTTTCAGAACTTTCCATTGTAAGCTG TCAGGAAATCAGCATGTGGATCTGAATTTCCGTGCAATCAATTACTATGCAGAAGTTTATTTGAATGGGCACAAAATGGTCCTGCCAGAGGGGATGTTTAGAAGACATTCTCTAGATGTCACTGATGTGCTGCATCCTGATAAACAGAACTTGCTAGCTGTTCTTGTTCACCCTCCTAATCATCCTGGAACCATTCCTCCTGAGGGCGGCCAAGGAGGTGATCATGAG ATTGGAAAAGACATTGCTGCACAATATGTTGAGGGCTGGGATTGGATGGCTCCTATAAG GGACAGGAACACTGGCATTTGGGATGAAGTATCAATTTCTGTTACTGGG CCTGTGAAAATTATAGATCCCCACTTGGTTGCATCATTCTTTGACAACTACAAGAGAGTATATCTGCACACGACGattgaattagaaaatagaaGTTCCTGGGTTGCTGATTGTGCTTTGAATATCCAAGTGTCGACTGAACTTGAGGAAGGCATTTGCTTAGTAGAGCATCTTCAGACTCAGCACTTGTCAATCTCTCCTAGCGCTCGTGTTCAATATTCATTTCCTGAG CTTTTTTTCTACAAGCCCAATCTATGGTGGCCAAATGGCATGGGGAAGCAATCCCTGTACAATGTTAGTATCACCGTTGATGTAAAGGGACATGGTGAGTCTGATTCATGGAGCCATCCATTTGGATTTCGTAAAATTGAGAGCCACATTGACAATGCAACTGGTGGCAg GTtatttaaagtcaatggccaacCTATTTTTATTCGTGGTGGTAATTGGATATTGTCTGATGGGTTACTACGGCTTTCGAAGAAACGATACAAAGCAGATATTAAGTTTCATGCAGATATGAACTTCAACATGATCCGCTGTTGGGGTGGTGGATTGGCCGAGAGACCCGagttttatgattattgtgATATTTATGGTCTGCTG GTATGGCAAGAGTTCTGGATAACTGGAGACTGTGATGGACGGGGTATCCCAGTATCAAACCCAGATGGTCCCCTTGACCATCAACTATTTTTGCTATGTGCAAGAGACACTGTAAAGCTTCTGAGGAATCATCCTAGTCTTGCTCTTTGGGTAGGAGGAAATGAACAAACACCACCACATGACATCAACATGGCGCTAAAATATGACCTTAGACTGCATCCTGATTTTGCTAAGTTAGATGAAAATGGTCAGTCTATCAAAGATCTATCCCCAATCTTGAGAGATCCAAGCCAATATCTGGATGGTACACGCATTTATATCCAGGGATCTATGTGGGATGGATTTGCAAATGGAAAGGGGGACTTCACTGATGGTCCTTATGAAATCCAGAATCCTGAAAGCTTCTTTAAGGATGATTTTTACAAATATGGATTCAATCCTGAGGTGGGTTCTGTGGGAATGCCAGTTGCCGCCACCATTAGAGCAACAATGCCTCCAGAGGGATGGCAGATTCCATTGTTTAAGAAGCTACCTGATGGTTATATAGAAGAAGTCCCAAACCCCATATGGGAGTACCACAAATATATTCCCTACTCAAAACCAAGTTCGCTTCATGATCAGATTCTTATGTATGGGACCCCAAAGGATCTTGATGACTTTTGTCTGAAG GCTCAACTTGTCAATTACATTCAGTATAGAGCTCTATTAGAGGGCTGGACTTCCCGGATGTGGAGCAAATATACTGGGGTCTTGATTTGGAAGACTCAAAATCCTTGGACAGGTCTCAGAGGACAATTTTACGATCATCTCCATGATCAAACTGCAGGTTTCTATGGCTGTCGTAGTGCAGCAGAACCAATCCATGTCCAACTGAATCTGGCTACATATTTTATAGAGGT TGTAAACACTACATCAGAGACACTATCAAATATAGGTATAGAAGCATCAGTGTGGGATCTTGAAGGAACATGTCCATACTACAAAGTTTCTGACAAGCTCTCTGTGCCACCAAAAAAAACGGTACCCATCATTGAGATGAAGTATCCCAAGTCTAAAAATCCAAAAGCAGTCTACTTTCTTCTTCTCAAACTTTACAACATGTCCAACTATGGCATTTTGTCTAGAAACTTTTACTGGTTGCATCTGTCTGGTGGAGATTACAAGCTGTTGGAGCCATACCGGAGCAAGAAAATACCCCTCAAGATAACATCCAAGGTTTTCATCACAGGATCCACTTACGAGATCCAAATGCACGTGCAGAACACATCAAAGAAACCGGACTCTCTTAATCTAATCTACAAGAATAATCTCATTGTCAGAAATGGCGATGGCGATTATGATACGACTGCAGCAGAGCCTGTTCATAGCAGGATGGAGGAAAAACACGGAGTTGGTGTGCTTCAGAGGATTTGCAGCCGCTTTTCAAAGGAAGCTGCTGGTTTGAAGGTCGTCCAAATGAACGGAGCTGATGTAGGGGTTGCTTTCTTCCTTCATTTCTCGGTTcatgtttcaaagaaagagCACAAGGCAGGAGAAGACACAAGAATCCTTCCCGTTCATTATTCTGACAACTACTTCTCGCTGGTGCCCGGTGAGACAATGCCGATCACCATCACCTTTGAGGTCCCTCCAGGCGTCACCCCTCGGGTTACGCTCAATGGCTGGAATAACCATAGCGACTACACTGTATATTAA
- the LOC117929764 gene encoding pentatricopeptide repeat-containing protein At3g05340 produces MKPKWFFQKLNSFLPHCTSPVSSPLKTLILQNPYSETSKFAINQVDISFLLSLCGREGYLHLGSSLHASIIKNFGFLDGNNRDNLRNVIVVWNSLLSMYSRCGELRDATKVFDHMPMKDTISWNSRISGLLGNGDIEMGFRVFKQLYESGIYQFDQATLTTVLTACDKPEFCYVSKMIHTLVFLYGYEREITVGNALITSYFRCGCCSSGRRVFDEMSEKNVVTWTAVISGLSQGQFYEESLKLFGKMRDGPVDPNSLTYLSSLMACSGLQAIREGRQIHGLVWKLGVHLDLCIESALMDMYSKCGSLEDAWKIFESAEEVDEVSMTVILVGLAQNGFEEESIQVFVKMVKNGVVIDPNMISAILGVFGIDTSLALGKQIHSLIIKKSFGSNYFVNNGLINMYSKCGDLDDSIKIFCWMPQRNSVSWNSMIAAFARHGNGSRALQLYEEMRLEGVWPTDVTFLSLLHACAHVGLVEKGMGFLESMAKDYGIGPRMEHYACVVDMMGRAGLLNEAKKFIERLPEKPGILVWQALLGACSIHGNSEMGKYAANQLFLQAPESPAPYILLANIYSSEGKWKERARTIKKMKDMGVTKETGISWIEIEKQIHSFVVEDRMHPHAEIIYGVLGELFKLMMDEGYVPDKRFILYYLDQHGKE; encoded by the coding sequence ATGAAGCCCAAATggttttttcaaaaactcaacTCTTTCCTTCCCCATTGCACTTCCCCTGTCTCCTCTCCACTCAAAACCCTAATTCTGCAAAACCCATACTCAGAAACCTCAAAATTTGCCATCAATCAAGTAGATATAAGTTTCCTTCTCTCCCTTTGTGGAAGAGAAGGCTACCTTCATCTGGGTTCTTCCCTTCATGCTTCcatcataaaaaattttggatttttggatGGCAATAATCGGGATAATCTCCGAAATGTCATTGTTGTTTGGAATTCTCTCCTCTCAATGTACTCGAGGTGTGGGGAGTTGAGGGATGCAACTAAGGTGTTTGATCATATGCCCATGAAAGACACCATTTCGTGGAATTCGAGGATTTCGGGGTTGTTGGGTAATGGGGATATTGAgatggggtttagggtttttaaaCAACTGTATGAATCGGGTATTTATCAGTTTGATCAAGCCACTCTGACTACTGTTTTAACAGCTTGTGATAAGCCAGAGTTTTGTTATGTGAGTAAGATGATTCACACTTTAGTGTTTTTATATGGGTATGAGCGGGAAATTACAGTGGGGAATGCATTGATCACATCATATTTTAGATGTGGCTGTTGTAGTTCAGGGAGGCGGGTTTTTGATGAGATGTCTGAAAAGAATGTAGTTACTTGGACGGCTGTGATCTCAGGTCTTTCACAAGGTCAATTTTATGAGGAGAGTTTGAAATTGTTTGGAAAAATGCGTGATGGACCAGTGGATCCAAATTCCTTGACGTATTTGAGTTCCTTGATGGCATGTTCTGGTTTGCAGGCAATAAGGGAAGGGCGTCAAATTCATGGGCTTGTTTGGAAATTGGGAGTTCATCTTGATTTGTGTATTGAGAGTGCACTAATGGACATGTATTCTAAATGTGGTAGCTTGGAAGATGCATGGAAGATTTTTGAGTCTGCAGAAGAGGTTGATGAGGTTTCCATGACTGTAATTCTTGTTGGTTTGGCACAGAATGGGTTTGAGGAGGAATCTATACAGGTTTTTGTTAAAATGGTAAAGAATGGAGTTGTGATTGACCCCAACATGATTTCAGCGATTCTAGGGGTATTTGGCATTGATACTTCGTTGGCTCTTGGTAAGCAAATTCACTCGTTGATCATCAAAAAAAGCTTTGGTTCTAATTACTTTGTCAACAATGGGCTGATAAACATGTATTCGAAGTGCGGAGATTTGGATGACTCAATCAAAATATTCTGCTGGATGCCTCAAAGGAATTCAGTCTCATGGAACTCCATGATTGCAGCTTTTGCTCGCCATGGGAATGGTTCTAGAGCACTTCAGTTGTATGAAGAGATGAGATTAGAAGGTGTTTGGCCAACAGATGTTacatttctctctttgcttcaTGCTTGTGCCCATGTGGGTTTAGTTGAAAAGGGCATGGGGTTCTTGGAATCCATGGCTAAAGATTATGGGATTGGTCCAAGGATGGAACACTATGCTTGTGTTGTTGACATGATGGGCCGAGCAGGGCTTCTTAATGAAGCCAAGAAGTTTATTGAGAGATTGCCTGAAAAACCTGGTATTCTTGTTTGGCAAGCATTGCTTGGAGCTTGTAGCATTCATGGTAATTCTGAAATGGGAAAATATGCAGCTAATCAATTGTTTTTGCAAGCACCTGAGAGCCCAGCCCCTTATATTTTACTGGCTAATATATATTCTTCTGAAGGGAAATGGAAAGAGAGAGCAAGGAccatcaagaaaatgaaagatatGGGTGTGACAAAAGAAACGGGCATAAGTTGGATTGAGATTGAGAAACAAATCCACAGTTTTGTTGTTGAGGACAGAATGCATCCACATGCCGAGATTATTTATGGCGTTCTAGGGGAGTTGTTTAAACTGATGATGGATGAAGGGTATGTGCCTGATAAGAGGTTCATTCTCTATTACTTGGATCAACATGGAAAAGAATAG
- the LOC117929697 gene encoding germin-like protein subfamily 1 member 7, translating to MEKGVSFLVTVALMALASSFASASDPSPLQDTCVAIDEPKNAVFVNGKFCKNPNLTVAEDFFSKGLNIPGNTSNLVGSSVTTVNVDVIPGLNTLGISLVRIDYAPYGQNPPHTHPRATEILTVLEGTLLVGFVTSNPQNRLFSKVLNKGDVFVFPIGLIHFQFNIGHMNAVAIAGLSSQNPGVITIANAVFGSNPPINPDFLAKAFQLDKKVVEFLQARF from the exons ATGGAGAAAGGTGTTAGTTTCCTAGTAACTGTGGCCCTCATGGCATTGGCTTCATCTTTTGCCTCTGCCTCTGATCCAAGCCCCCTGCAGGACACTTGTGTTGCCATTGATGAACCCAAGAATGCTG TGTTTGTAAATGGAAAGTTCTGCAAGAACCCAAACCTGACCGTCGCCGAGGATTTCTTCTCTAAAGGGCTGAATATTCCAGGAAACACATCAAATCTAGTGGGCTCAAGTGTCACTACAGTAAATGTTGATGTGATACCAGGACTGAACACTCTTGGGATATCACTGGTTCGTATCGATTATGCACCCTATGGTCAAAACCCTCCTCACACTCACCCTCGTGCCACTGAGATCCTCACTGTCTTGGAGGGAACTCTCTTAGTTGGCTTTGTCACATCCAACCCTCAAAACCGCCTCTTTAGCAAAGTCCTCAACAAGGGTGATGTTTTTGTGTTCCCTATTGGTCTCATTCACTTCCAATTCAATATTGGGCACATGAATGCAGTAGCCATTGCTGGTCTGAGCAGCCAAAATCCAGGTGtaatcaccatagccaatgcaGTGTTTGGATCAAATCCACCAATCAATCCTGATTTCCTGGCAAAGGCCTTCCAGTTGGACAAGAAGGTGGTTGAATTCCTTCAAGCACGATTCTAG
- the LOC117929698 gene encoding germin-like protein subfamily 1 member 14, whose protein sequence is MKKGVSLLVAVALMALASSLASASDPSPLQDTCVAIDEPKNAVFVNGKFCKNPNLTVAEDFFYQGLNIPGNTTNRVGSNVTTVNVDAIPGLNTLGISLVRIDYAPYGQNPPHTHPRATEILTVLEGTLLVGFVTSNPQNRLFSKVLNKGDVFVFPIGLIHFQFNIGHMNAVAIAGLSSQNPGVITIANAVFGSNPPINPDFLATAFQLDKKVVEFLQARF, encoded by the exons ATGAAGAAAGGTGTTAGTCTCCTGGTAGCTGTTGCCCTCATGGCATTGGCATCCTCTCTTGCCTCTGCCTCTGATCCAAGCCCACTGCAGGACACTTGTGTTGCCATTGATGAACCCAAGAATGCTG TATTTGTAAATGGAAAGTTCTGCAAGAACCCAAACCTGACTGTGGCCGAGGATTTCTTCTATCAAGGGCTGAATATTCCAGGAAACACAACAAATCGAGTGGGCTCAAATGTCACTACAGTAAATGTTGATGCAATACCAGGACTTAACACTCTTGGGATATCACTGGTTCGTATCGATTATGCACCCTATGGTCAAAACCCTCCTCACACTCACCCTCGTGCCACTGAGATCCTCACTGTCTTGGAGGGAACACTCTTAGTTGGCTTTGTCACATCCAACCCTCAAAACCGCCTCTTTAGCAAAGTTCTAAACAAGGGGGATGTTTTTGTGTTCCCTATTGGTCTCATTCACTTCCAATTCAACATTGGGCACATGAATGCAGTAGCCATTGCTGGTCTGAGCAGCCAAAATCCAGGTGtaatcaccatagccaatgcaGTGTTTGGATCAAATCCACCCATCAATCCCGATTTCCTGGCAACGGCCTTCCAGTTGGACAAGAAGGTGGTTGAATTCCTTCAAGCACGATTCTAG
- the LOC117929765 gene encoding germin-like protein subfamily 1 member 14 isoform X1, whose translation MMKGVCFLVTVALLALASSLASASDPSPLQDICVAISDPKDGVFVNGKFCKDPKLASADDFFYYGLHIPGNITNPVGSMVTPVNVEQIPGLNTLGISMVRIDYTPYGQNPPHTHPRATEILVVLEGTLLVGFVTSNNENGLISKVLYKGDVFVFPIGLIHFQFNVGKTNAVAFAGLSSQNPGVITIANAVFGSDPPIDPDVLTRAFQLDEDVVKDLQSRFWWDNN comes from the exons ATGATGAAAGGTGTTTGTTTCCTTGTAACTGTTGCCCTCTTGGCTTTGGCTTCCTCTCTTGCCTCTGCCTCTGACCCTAGCCCACTGCAGGACATTTGTGTTGCAATTAGTGACCCCAAGGATGGTG TGTTCGTGAATGGAAAGTTCTGCAAGGATCCAAAGCTTGCTTCAGCTGATGATTTTTTCTACTATGGGCTCCACATTCCAGGAAACATAACGAACCCAGTTGGCTCAATGGTCACTCCTGTAAATGTTGAACAAATACCAGGACTTAACACCCTTGGCATATCCATGGTTCGTATTGATTATACACCATACGGTCAAAACCCTCCTCACACACACCCTCGTGCTACCGAGATCCTAGTTGTCTTGGAGGGAACCCTCTTAGTTGGCTTTGTCACATCCAACAACGAAAACGGCCTCATCAGCAAAGTCCTTTACAAGGGTGATGTTTTTGTGTTTCCAATCGGTCTCATTCACTTCCAATTCAATGTTGGGAAGACTAATGCGGTTGCCTTTGCTGGTCTGAGTAGCCAAAATCCAGGTGTTATCACCATAGCAAATGCAGTCTTTGGATCAGATCCACCCATCGATCCTGATGTTCTCACCAGGGCCTTCCAACTTGACGAGGATGTGGTCAAGGACCTCCAATCCCGCTTCTGGTGGGACAACAACTAA
- the LOC117929765 gene encoding germin-like protein subfamily 1 member 13 isoform X2 encodes MLKPKMKMFVNGKFCKDPKLASADDFFYYGLHIPGNITNPVGSMVTPVNVEQIPGLNTLGISMVRIDYTPYGQNPPHTHPRATEILVVLEGTLLVGFVTSNNENGLISKVLYKGDVFVFPIGLIHFQFNVGKTNAVAFAGLSSQNPGVITIANAVFGSDPPIDPDVLTRAFQLDEDVVKDLQSRFWWDNN; translated from the exons atgctGAAGCCTAAAATGAAGA TGTTCGTGAATGGAAAGTTCTGCAAGGATCCAAAGCTTGCTTCAGCTGATGATTTTTTCTACTATGGGCTCCACATTCCAGGAAACATAACGAACCCAGTTGGCTCAATGGTCACTCCTGTAAATGTTGAACAAATACCAGGACTTAACACCCTTGGCATATCCATGGTTCGTATTGATTATACACCATACGGTCAAAACCCTCCTCACACACACCCTCGTGCTACCGAGATCCTAGTTGTCTTGGAGGGAACCCTCTTAGTTGGCTTTGTCACATCCAACAACGAAAACGGCCTCATCAGCAAAGTCCTTTACAAGGGTGATGTTTTTGTGTTTCCAATCGGTCTCATTCACTTCCAATTCAATGTTGGGAAGACTAATGCGGTTGCCTTTGCTGGTCTGAGTAGCCAAAATCCAGGTGTTATCACCATAGCAAATGCAGTCTTTGGATCAGATCCACCCATCGATCCTGATGTTCTCACCAGGGCCTTCCAACTTGACGAGGATGTGGTCAAGGACCTCCAATCCCGCTTCTGGTGGGACAACAACTAA
- the LOC117930999 gene encoding germin-like protein subfamily 1 member 7, protein MKKGVSFLVAVALMALASSLAAAFDPSPLQDTCVAIPEPENAVFVNGKFCKNPNLTVAEDFFFQGLNIPGNTANRVGSNVTTVNVDAIPGLNTLGISLVRIDYAPYGQNPPHTHPRATEILTVLEGTLLVGFVTSNPQNRLFSKVLNKGDVFVFPIGLIHFQFNIGHTNAVAIAGLNSQNPGVITIADAVFGSNPPINPDFLARAFQLDKKVVEYLQARF, encoded by the exons ATGAAGAAAGGTGTCAGTTTCCTGGTTGCTGTTGCCCTCATGGCATTGGCTTCCTCTCTTGCCGCTGCCTTTGATCCAAGCCCACTTCAGGACACTTGTGTTGCCATTCCTGAACCCGAGAATGCTg TATTTGTAAATGGAAAGTTCTGCAAGAACCCAAACCTGACTGTGGCCGAGGATTTCTTCTTTCAAGGGCTGAATATTCCAGGAAACACAGCAAATCGAGTGGGCTCAAATGTCACTACAGTAAATGTTGATGCAATACCAGGACTTAACACTCTTGGGATATCACTGGTTCGTATCGATTATGCACCCTATGGTCAAAACCCTCCTCACACTCACCCTCGTGCCACTGAGATCCTCACTGTCTTGGAGGGAACTCTCTTAGTTGGCTTTGTCACATCCAACCCTCAAAACCGCCTCTTTAGCAAAGTCCTCAACAAGGGGGATGTTTTTGTGTTCCCTATAGGTCTCATTCACTTCCAATTCAACATTGGGCACACTAATGCAGTAGCCATTGCTGGTCTGAACAGCCAAAATCCAGGTGTAATCACCATAGCCGATGCAGTGTTTGGATCAAATCCACCCATCAATCCTGATTTCCTTGCCAGGGCCTTCCAGTTGGACAAGAAGGTGGTTGAATACCTTCAAGCACGATTCTAG
- the LOC117930994 gene encoding germin-like protein subfamily 1 member 13, which translates to MKKGVSFLVAVALMALASSLAAAFDPSPLQDTCVAIPEPKNAVFVNGKFCKNPNLTVAEDFFFQGLNIPGNTANLVGSNVNTVNVDAIPGLNTLGISLVRIDYAPYGQNPPHTHPRATEILTVLEGTLLVGFVTSNPQNRLISKVLNKGDVFVFPIGLIHFQFNIGHINAVAIAGLNSQNPGVITIANAVFGSNPPINPDFLARAFQLDKKVVEFLQARF; encoded by the exons ATGAAGAAAGGTGTCAGTTTCCTGGTTGCTGTTGCCCTCATGGCATTGGCTTCCTCTCTTGCCGCTGCCTTTGATCCAAGCCCACTTCAGGACACTTGTGTTGCCATTCCTGAACCCAAGAATGCTg TATTTGTAAATGGAAAGTTCTGCAAGAACCCAAACCTGACTGTGGCCGAGGATTTCTTCTTTCAAGGGCTGAATATTCCAGGAAACACAGCAAATCTAGTGGGCTCAAATGTCAATACAGTAAATGTTGATGCAATACCAGGGCTTAACACTCTTGGGATATCACTGGTTCGTATAGATTATGCACCCTATGGTCAAAACCCTCCTCACACTCACCCTCGTGCCACTGAGATCCTCACTGTCTTGGAGGGAACACTCTTAGTTGGCTTTGTCACATCCAACCCTCAAAACCGCCTCATTAGCAAAGTTCTAAACAAGGGGGATGTTTTTGTGTTCCCTATAGGTCTCATTCACTTCCAATTCAACATTGGGCACATTAATGCAGTAGCCATTGCTGGTCTGAACAGCCAAAATCCAGGTGTAATCACTATAGCCAATGCAGTATTTGGATCAAATCCACCCATCAATCCTGATTTCCTGGCAAGGGCCTTCCAGTTGGACAAGAAGGTGGTTGAATTCCTTCAAGCACGATTCTAG